Proteins encoded in a region of the Phalacrocorax carbo chromosome 17, bPhaCar2.1, whole genome shotgun sequence genome:
- the RABEP1 gene encoding rab GTPase-binding effector protein 1 isoform X1, translated as MAQPGPSPPTDVALLQRVAELEKVNAEFLRTKQQLEQEFNQKRAKFKELYLAKEEDLKRQNAVLQAAQDDLGQLRTQLMEAHAEMENIKAIATVSENTKQEAIDEVKRQWQEEVASLQAVMKETVRDYELQYHHRLEQERAQWNQYRENVEREIAELRRRLSEGQEEENLENEMKKAQEDAEKLRSVVMPMEKEIAALKEKLTGAEEKIKELEASKVKELNHYLEAEKSCRTDLEMYVAVLNTQKSVLQEDAEKLRKELHEVCHLLEQERQQHNQLKHTWQKANDQFLESQRLLMRDMQRMEIVLTSEQLRQVEELKKKDQEEDDQQRLSKRKEQKQKDSDDETKASCSLAHEETLTQLSNEEVHVNSTHGSVHSLDADLLLSSGESFNKSDNDMFKDGLRRAQSTDSLGTSGSLQSKALGYNNKAKSAGNLDESDFGPLVGADSVSENFDTASLGSLQMPSGFMLTKDQEKAIKAMTPEQEETASLLSSVTQGVESAYVSPSGYRLVSETEWNLLQKEVQNAGNKLGRRCDMCSNYEKQLQGIQIQEAETRDQVKKLQVMLRQANDQLEKTMKDKQELEDYMKQSAEDSSNQISVLMAKCQKSENFLSELQQAFSQAKRSVQEQMAVLTQSREQVSEELVRLQKDNESLQGKHSLHVSLQQAEDFILPEAAEELRELILKYREDIISVRTAADHLEEKLKAEILFLKEQIQAEQYLKENIEETLQLEIENCKEEIASISSLKAELERIKVEKEQLESSSQENLQQLESLQEAKSTLEEQLKKETAAKANLEQLVFEEKNKAQRLQTELDVSEQVQRDFVKLSQTLQVQLERIRQADSLERIRAILNDTKLTDINQLPET; from the exons ttGCTCTTCTACAACGGGTAGCAGAATTGGAAAAGGTCAACGCAGAATTTCTGCGCACAAAGCAGCAACTTGAGCAAGAATTTAATCAAAAGAGAGCAAAATTTAAGGAGTTATATTTGGCTAAGGAAG AGGAcctaaaaagacaaaatgcagTGCTGCAAGCAGCTCAAGATGATCTGGGACAATTGCGGACCCAGCTGATGGAAGCTCATGCCGAAATGGAGAACATTAAAGCTATAGCTACAGTATCTGAGAATACAAAGCAGGAAGCTATCGATGAGGTGAAGAGACAGTGGCAAGAAGAAGTAGCTTCACTACAAGCTGTTATGAAAG AGACTGTTCGTGACTATGAGCTCCAGTATCATCACAGGTTGGAGCAAGAGCGAGCTCAGTGGAATCAATATCGAGAAAATGTGGAACGGGAAATAGCAGAGTTAAGGCGGCGACTGTCTGAAGgtcaagaggaagaaaacctagaaaatgaaatgaaaaag GCCCAGGAAGATGCTGAGAAGCTGCGTTCAGTTGTGATGCCTATGGAGAAAGAGATTGCAGCATTGAAGGAAAAATTGAcaggagctgaagaaaaaataaaagagttaGAAGCATCAAAG GTTAAAGAACTGAACCATTATTTGGAAGCTGAGAAGTCATGTAGGACAGACTTAGAGATGTATGTGGCTGTTCTCAACACGCAAAAATCAGTCCTGCAAGAAGATGCAGAGAAATTGCGGAAAGAACTGCACGAAG TCTGCCATCTCTTAGAGCAAGAGCGACAACAGCACAACCAGTTGAAACACACATGGCAAAAAGCCAATGATCAGTTCTTGGAGTCTCAGCGCTTGCTGATGAGGGATATGCAACGTATGGAAATTGTTCTGACCTCTGAGCAGCTCCGACAAgttgaagaactgaaaaaaaaggatcag GAAGAAGATGATCAGCAAAGGCTTAGCaagagaaaggaacagaagCAAAAAGATTCAGATGATGAAACGAAAGCTTCGTGTTCTCTAGCCCATGAGGAAACTCTTACCCAGCTATCTAATGAAGAG GTGCACGTAAATAGCACCCATGGCTCAGTCCATTCGTTGGATGCAGacttgcttctttcttctggCGAATCTTTCAATAAATCGGATAATGATATGTTTAAAGATGGACTACGGAGAGCACAGTCAACAGACAGTCTGGGGACATCTGGATCTTTACAGTCCAAAGCTTTAGGATacaacaacaaagcaaaatCTGCTGGGAACCTGGATGAATCAGATTTTGGACCACTTGTTGGAGCAGATTCAGTGTCTGAGAACTTTGATACAGCTTCCCTTGGGTCTCTGCAAATGCCAAGTGGGTTCATGTTAACCAAAGATCAGGAAAAAGCAATCAAAGCAATGACACCAGAGCAAGAAGAGACTGCTTCACTTCTTTCCAGTGTTACACAAGGGGTAGAAAGCGCTTATGTATCTCCTAGTGGTTACCGCTTGGTTAGCGAAACAGAGTGGAACCTACTGCAGAAGGAG GTGCAGAATGCAGGGAACAAGCTGGGTAGACGCTGTGATATGTGCTCGAATTATGAGAAGCAGTTGCAAGGTATCCAGATTCAGGAGGCTGAGACAAGAGACCAG GTGAAAAAGCTGCAGGTGATGCTGAGGCAGGCTAATGACCAGCTGGAAAAGACAATGAAAGATAAACAGGAATTGGAGGATTACATGAAACAAAGTGCTGAGGACTCCTCTAATCAG atctCTGTGCTTATGGCTAAGTGTCAAAAGTCGGAGAACTTCCTCAGTGAACTGCAGCAGGCATTTTCACAAGCAAAGAGAAGTGTCCAGGAGCAAATG GCTGTCCTGACACAGTCAAGGGAGCAGGTTTCAGAAGAGTTGGTGAGACTACAAAAAGATAATGAAAGTCTTCAAGGAAAACATAGCTTGCATGTGTCTTTACAGCAAGCTGAAGATTTCATTCtaccagaagcagcagag GAGCTCCGtgagctgattttaaaatatcgTGAAGACATAATTAGTGTGCGGACAGCAGCAGATCACCTTGAGGAGAAACTTAAGGCAgagattttattcttaaaagaaCAGATTCAAGCTGaacaatatttgaaagaaaatatagaaGAAACTCTACAGCTGGAAATAGAGAATTGCAAAGAGGAAATAG CTTCCATTTCCAGTTTAAAAGCTGAACTGGAAAGAATAAAAGTGGAAAAGGAACAG TTGGAAAGTTCTTCGCAGGAAAACCTACAGCAGCTGGAGAGTCTGCAGGAAGCAAAAAGCACTCTAGAAGAGCAGTTGAAGAAGGAGACAGCAGCAAAG GCAAACCTTGAACAGCTGGTATTTGAAGAGAAGAATAAAGCTCAGCGGTTACAGACTGAATTAGATGTCAGTGAGCAAGTGCAGAGAGATTTTGTAAAGCTTTCTCAGACACTTCAG GTGCAgctggagcggatccggcagGCAGATTCCCTGGAGAGAATCCGTGCAATCCTGAATGACACAAAACTGACGGACATTAATCAGCTTCCTGAAACATGA
- the RABEP1 gene encoding rab GTPase-binding effector protein 1 isoform X2, protein MAQPGPSPPTDVALLQRVAELEKVNAEFLRTKQQLEQEFNQKRAKFKELYLAKEEDLKRQNAVLQAAQDDLGQLRTQLMEAHAEMENIKAIATVSENTKQEAIDEVKRQWQEEVASLQAVMKETVRDYELQYHHRLEQERAQWNQYRENVEREIAELRRRLSEGQEEENLENEMKKAQEDAEKLRSVVMPMEKEIAALKEKLTGAEEKIKELEASKVKELNHYLEAEKSCRTDLEMYVAVLNTQKSVLQEDAEKLRKELHEVCHLLEQERQQHNQLKHTWQKANDQFLESQRLLMRDMQRMEIVLTSEQLRQVEELKKKDQEEDDQQRLSKRKEQKQKDSDDETKASCSLAHEETLTQLSNEEVHVNSTHGSVHSLDADLLLSSGESFNKSDNDMFKDGLRRAQSTDSLGTSGSLQSKALGYNNKAKSAGNLDESDFGPLVGADSVSENFDTASLGSLQMPSGFMLTKDQEKAIKAMTPEQEETASLLSSVTQGVESAYVSPSGYRLVSETEWNLLQKEVQNAGNKLGRRCDMCSNYEKQLQGIQIQEAETRDQVKKLQVMLRQANDQLEKTMKDKQELEDYMKQSAEDSSNQISVLMAKCQKSENFLSELQQAFSQAKRSVQEQMAVLTQSREQVSEELVRLQKDNESLQGKHSLHVSLQQAEDFILPEAAEELRELILKYREDIISVRTAADHLEEKLKAEILFLKEQIQAEQYLKENIEETLQLEIENCKEEIASISSLKAELERIKVEKEQENLQQLESLQEAKSTLEEQLKKETAAKANLEQLVFEEKNKAQRLQTELDVSEQVQRDFVKLSQTLQVQLERIRQADSLERIRAILNDTKLTDINQLPET, encoded by the exons ttGCTCTTCTACAACGGGTAGCAGAATTGGAAAAGGTCAACGCAGAATTTCTGCGCACAAAGCAGCAACTTGAGCAAGAATTTAATCAAAAGAGAGCAAAATTTAAGGAGTTATATTTGGCTAAGGAAG AGGAcctaaaaagacaaaatgcagTGCTGCAAGCAGCTCAAGATGATCTGGGACAATTGCGGACCCAGCTGATGGAAGCTCATGCCGAAATGGAGAACATTAAAGCTATAGCTACAGTATCTGAGAATACAAAGCAGGAAGCTATCGATGAGGTGAAGAGACAGTGGCAAGAAGAAGTAGCTTCACTACAAGCTGTTATGAAAG AGACTGTTCGTGACTATGAGCTCCAGTATCATCACAGGTTGGAGCAAGAGCGAGCTCAGTGGAATCAATATCGAGAAAATGTGGAACGGGAAATAGCAGAGTTAAGGCGGCGACTGTCTGAAGgtcaagaggaagaaaacctagaaaatgaaatgaaaaag GCCCAGGAAGATGCTGAGAAGCTGCGTTCAGTTGTGATGCCTATGGAGAAAGAGATTGCAGCATTGAAGGAAAAATTGAcaggagctgaagaaaaaataaaagagttaGAAGCATCAAAG GTTAAAGAACTGAACCATTATTTGGAAGCTGAGAAGTCATGTAGGACAGACTTAGAGATGTATGTGGCTGTTCTCAACACGCAAAAATCAGTCCTGCAAGAAGATGCAGAGAAATTGCGGAAAGAACTGCACGAAG TCTGCCATCTCTTAGAGCAAGAGCGACAACAGCACAACCAGTTGAAACACACATGGCAAAAAGCCAATGATCAGTTCTTGGAGTCTCAGCGCTTGCTGATGAGGGATATGCAACGTATGGAAATTGTTCTGACCTCTGAGCAGCTCCGACAAgttgaagaactgaaaaaaaaggatcag GAAGAAGATGATCAGCAAAGGCTTAGCaagagaaaggaacagaagCAAAAAGATTCAGATGATGAAACGAAAGCTTCGTGTTCTCTAGCCCATGAGGAAACTCTTACCCAGCTATCTAATGAAGAG GTGCACGTAAATAGCACCCATGGCTCAGTCCATTCGTTGGATGCAGacttgcttctttcttctggCGAATCTTTCAATAAATCGGATAATGATATGTTTAAAGATGGACTACGGAGAGCACAGTCAACAGACAGTCTGGGGACATCTGGATCTTTACAGTCCAAAGCTTTAGGATacaacaacaaagcaaaatCTGCTGGGAACCTGGATGAATCAGATTTTGGACCACTTGTTGGAGCAGATTCAGTGTCTGAGAACTTTGATACAGCTTCCCTTGGGTCTCTGCAAATGCCAAGTGGGTTCATGTTAACCAAAGATCAGGAAAAAGCAATCAAAGCAATGACACCAGAGCAAGAAGAGACTGCTTCACTTCTTTCCAGTGTTACACAAGGGGTAGAAAGCGCTTATGTATCTCCTAGTGGTTACCGCTTGGTTAGCGAAACAGAGTGGAACCTACTGCAGAAGGAG GTGCAGAATGCAGGGAACAAGCTGGGTAGACGCTGTGATATGTGCTCGAATTATGAGAAGCAGTTGCAAGGTATCCAGATTCAGGAGGCTGAGACAAGAGACCAG GTGAAAAAGCTGCAGGTGATGCTGAGGCAGGCTAATGACCAGCTGGAAAAGACAATGAAAGATAAACAGGAATTGGAGGATTACATGAAACAAAGTGCTGAGGACTCCTCTAATCAG atctCTGTGCTTATGGCTAAGTGTCAAAAGTCGGAGAACTTCCTCAGTGAACTGCAGCAGGCATTTTCACAAGCAAAGAGAAGTGTCCAGGAGCAAATG GCTGTCCTGACACAGTCAAGGGAGCAGGTTTCAGAAGAGTTGGTGAGACTACAAAAAGATAATGAAAGTCTTCAAGGAAAACATAGCTTGCATGTGTCTTTACAGCAAGCTGAAGATTTCATTCtaccagaagcagcagag GAGCTCCGtgagctgattttaaaatatcgTGAAGACATAATTAGTGTGCGGACAGCAGCAGATCACCTTGAGGAGAAACTTAAGGCAgagattttattcttaaaagaaCAGATTCAAGCTGaacaatatttgaaagaaaatatagaaGAAACTCTACAGCTGGAAATAGAGAATTGCAAAGAGGAAATAG CTTCCATTTCCAGTTTAAAAGCTGAACTGGAAAGAATAAAAGTGGAAAAGGAACAG GAAAACCTACAGCAGCTGGAGAGTCTGCAGGAAGCAAAAAGCACTCTAGAAGAGCAGTTGAAGAAGGAGACAGCAGCAAAG GCAAACCTTGAACAGCTGGTATTTGAAGAGAAGAATAAAGCTCAGCGGTTACAGACTGAATTAGATGTCAGTGAGCAAGTGCAGAGAGATTTTGTAAAGCTTTCTCAGACACTTCAG GTGCAgctggagcggatccggcagGCAGATTCCCTGGAGAGAATCCGTGCAATCCTGAATGACACAAAACTGACGGACATTAATCAGCTTCCTGAAACATGA